The Vicia villosa cultivar HV-30 ecotype Madison, WI linkage group LG1, Vvil1.0, whole genome shotgun sequence genome includes a region encoding these proteins:
- the LOC131643470 gene encoding pentatricopeptide repeat-containing protein At2g22070-like, which yields MEIPKPHSQSDAYVYLLQSAIKTRDSSTGRFIHARIIKHGLHLSVFLMNNLLNFYSKTASFTDAHRLFAEMPLRTTFSWNTLLASYAKGGNIETARRLFDEIPQPDSVSWNSLIVGYNQTGLFYTSIYTFLKMISAGVSPNQFTFTNVLASCVATGTLDIGKKVHSFIVKLGLTGVVPVANSLLNMYAKSGDSLMAKVVFDRMRLRDKSTWNIMISMHMQSGRLDTALALFDQMTDRDIVSWNSIIAGYCHQGHDSKALETFSDMFRSSSLKPDKFTLGSVLSACANLESLKLGKQIHAYIVRAEIDNSGALGNALISMYAKSGSVEIARTIVELRGTSSLNVIAFTSLLNGYVKIGDVNPAREIFDSLKRRDVIAWTAMIVGYAQNGLLNDALELFRLMITEGTRPNSYTLAAVLSVFSSLASLDHGKQLHATAIRLEEVSSVSVGNALITMYSRSGCIKDARKVFNQICTERDTLTWTSMIIALAQHGLGNEAIELFEEMLKSNLKPDHITYVGVLSACTHVGLVEQGKRYFNLMKNVHHIEPTPSHYACMIDLFGRAGLMEDAYNFIKSMPIEPDVIAWGSLLSSCRVHKNVDLAKVAAEKLLLLDPNNSGAYSALANTLSACGKWEDAAKIRKLMKVKEVKKEQGFSWVQIQNKVHIFGVEDALHPQRDAIYKMMSKIWKEIKKMGFTPDTDSVLHDLEQEVKEQILRHHSEKLAIAFALINSPGYTTLRIMKNLRVCNDCHSAIKYITKLVGREIIVRDVTRFHHFKDGSCSCQDYW from the coding sequence ATGGAGATCCCAAAACCCCATTCCCAATCCGACGCATACGTCTATCTTCTTCAATCAGCTATCAAAACCCGAGACTCCTCCACCGGAAGATTCATCCACGCTCGAATCATCAAACACGGCCTTCACCTCAGCGTCTTCTTGATGAACAACCTCCTCAACTTCTATTCCAAAACCGCCTCTTTCACAGATGCTCACCGTCTGTTCGCTGAAATGCCCCTTAGAACCACATTCTCTTGGAACACCCTTCTCGCTTCCTATGCCAAAGGGGGCAACATAGAAACTGCACGCCGTTTGTTTGATGAAATTCCTCAACCAGATTCCGTCTCATGGAATTCCTTGATAGTGGGATATAACCAAACGGGTCTTTTTTATACCTCTATTTACACGTTTTTAAAAATGATATCAGCTGGAGTTTCGCCGAACCAGTTCACGTTTACTAATGTTCTTGCCTCCTGTGTTGCAACGGGAACGTTGGATATTGGTAAGAAGGTTCATTCCTTCATTGTGAAACTCGGGTTAACTGGTGTGGTTCCGGTTGCAAATTCGTTGCTTAATATGTATGCGAAGTCTGGTGATTCGTTAATGGCGAAGGTTGTTTTTGATCGTATGAGGCTAAGAGATAAATCAACTTGGAATATTATGATTTCAATGCATATGCAGTCTGGTCGACTTGACACTGCTCTTGCactctttgatcaaatgactgaTCGAGATATTGTCTCGTGGAATTCCATCATTGCCGGTTACTGTCATCAGGGGCATGACAGCAAAGCTCTGGAAACATTTTCTGATATGTTTAGGAGTTCATCTTTAAAGCCAGATAAGTTCACCTTGGGCAGTGTTTTGTCGGCTTGTGCTAATCTTGAAAGCTTGAAACTTGGGAAGCAAATTCATGCATATATTGTAAGAGCCGAAATTGACAACTCTGGGGCATTGGGGAATGCCCTTATCTCAATGTATGCCAAGTCGGGTTCTGTTGAAATTGCCCGAACAATTGTAGAATTAAGAGGTACTTCAAGTCTTAATGTTATAGCATTCACATCACTTTTGAATGGCTATGTCAAAATTGGGGACGTAAACCCGGCGAGAGAGATATTTGATTCGTTGAAACGTCGTGATGTAATTGCATGGACTGCCATGATTGTAGGTTATGCACAGAATGGCTTACTTAATGATGCTTTGGAGCTATTTAGATTAATGATCACAGAAGGCACAAGGCCAAACAGTTATACCCTAGCAGCTGTATTGAGTGTCTTTTCAAGCTTGGCTTCTTTGGATCATGGCAAGCAGCTTCACGCAACTGCAATAAGATTGGAAGAAGTGTCATCGGTTTCTGTGGGTAATGCTTTAATTACAATGTATTCGAGATCTGGATGTATTAAAGATGCAAGGAAAGTATTTAATCAAATATGCACTGAAAGGGATACATTGACTTGGACTTCCATGATTATAGCTCTAGCTCAACATGGTCTGGGAAACGAGGCCATAGAGCTGTTTGAAGAGATGCTGAAATCTAACTTAAAGCCTGATCATATTACTTATGTTGGTGTTTTGTCTGCCTGTACGCATGTGGGATTGGTAGAGCAGGGTAAGCGTTACTTTAATTTGATGAAAAATGTTCATCACATTGAACCTACCCCTAGCCACTATGCATGCATGATTGACCTGTTTGGACGCGCTGGGTTGATGGAAGACGCATACAATTTTATAAAAAGTATGCCTATTGAACCAGATGTTATAGCGTGGGGTTCGCTTTTGTCTTCTTGCAGGGTTCATAAAAATGTAGACTTGGCTAAAGTGGCAGCTGAAAAATTGCTTCTTCTTGATCCCAACAATAGCGGTGCTTACTCGGCGCTTGCTAACACTCTTTCAGCTTGTGGTAAATGGGAGGATGCTGCTAAGATTAGGAAGTTAATGAAGGTCAAGGAAGTGAAGAAAGAACAAGGATTCAGTTGGGTTCAAATCCAAAACAAAGTACATATTTTTGGGGTTGAAGATGCGCTTCACCCACAAAGAGATGCGATATACAAAATGATGTCAAAAATATGGAAAGAGATAAAGAAAATGGGTTTTACTCCGGACACTGATTCTGTATTACATGACCTAGAGCAAGAAGTGAAGGAACAGATCCTCAGACATCATAGTGAAAAACTGGCTATTGCATTTGCATTAATTAACAGTCCAGGGTATACTACACTGAGGATCATGAAGAACCTTAGAGTTTGTAATGACTGCCATTCTGCCATAAAATATATCACTAAGCTAGTGGGAAGAGAAATTATAGTAAGAGATGTCACGCGATTTCATCATTTCAAGGACGGTTCTTGTTCCTGTCAGGATTATTGGTAA